A region of Jannaschia sp. W003 DNA encodes the following proteins:
- a CDS encoding GGDEF domain-containing phosphodiesterase: MTDAQPPMPPASAPRLAARLRTLARTDAVLRPVGGAAPLLVWPACAAAAVALHAAGHPMAGILAALAAPPAQALAARLRRPAGELAAAGAVLTRPEAEAVAAARLDHDARTGRATAALLLQITEPVHSAGWTDAEAERAMILLRDRVAAALRERDAVFRLGDRTVAAVLHPARRVDLDVVLGVADRMQAAVAEPLSIDGRAFHLASHVGICTGAMAPRPDGAALLSAASCALREAIRHEAGAARVFTPELRREEETGHRLARQVGPALESGEIRAWFQPQVDARTRRLAGMEALVRWHHPDLGVLPPARFLPAIGVAGLDAALGERVLRDALAALEAWDDAGFGVEQVGINVSKAELRDPHLADRFVWEIDRCGLPPERIAVEILETVTAEDADDVVLRNLRSLRAAGLRLDLDDFGTGAAAIRQIARFGAHRIKIDRSFVAGIERDPETRRIVAAILGLAAEMGIDTLAEGVETEAQAEVLAEMGCRQLQGYAIARPMPLAATLAWARNRSPARPCLAEVRPHGTA, encoded by the coding sequence ATGACCGATGCTCAGCCACCGATGCCCCCCGCGTCCGCGCCGCGACTGGCCGCGCGGCTCCGGACGCTGGCCCGCACCGACGCGGTCCTGCGGCCCGTGGGCGGCGCGGCCCCGCTGCTGGTCTGGCCCGCCTGCGCCGCAGCCGCCGTCGCGCTCCATGCCGCAGGGCACCCGATGGCGGGCATCCTCGCGGCCCTCGCGGCGCCGCCGGCGCAGGCCCTCGCCGCCCGCCTCCGCCGTCCCGCCGGAGAGCTCGCCGCCGCCGGCGCCGTGCTGACGCGCCCCGAGGCGGAAGCCGTGGCCGCCGCCCGCCTCGACCACGACGCCCGGACGGGGCGCGCCACCGCCGCGCTCCTCTTACAGATCACCGAACCGGTGCACTCCGCCGGCTGGACCGACGCCGAGGCGGAGCGTGCGATGATCCTCCTGCGCGACCGCGTCGCCGCCGCCCTGCGGGAGCGGGACGCGGTGTTCCGCCTCGGCGACCGCACGGTCGCCGCGGTGCTCCACCCCGCCCGGCGGGTCGACCTCGACGTGGTGCTCGGCGTGGCCGACCGGATGCAGGCGGCGGTGGCCGAGCCCTTGTCGATCGACGGCCGGGCATTCCACCTCGCCAGCCATGTCGGCATCTGCACGGGCGCCATGGCGCCCCGTCCCGACGGCGCGGCACTGTTGTCGGCCGCGTCCTGCGCGCTGCGCGAGGCGATCCGCCACGAGGCCGGCGCCGCGCGCGTCTTCACGCCCGAGCTGCGCCGCGAAGAGGAGACCGGGCACCGCCTCGCCCGCCAGGTCGGCCCGGCCCTCGAGAGCGGCGAGATCCGCGCCTGGTTCCAGCCCCAGGTGGACGCTCGCACCCGCCGCCTCGCCGGCATGGAGGCGCTGGTCCGCTGGCACCACCCGGACTTGGGCGTCCTGCCCCCAGCGCGCTTCCTTCCCGCCATCGGGGTCGCTGGCCTCGATGCAGCCCTGGGCGAGCGGGTGCTGCGCGATGCCCTCGCCGCGCTGGAGGCGTGGGACGACGCGGGCTTCGGGGTCGAACAGGTCGGCATCAACGTCTCCAAGGCGGAGCTGCGCGACCCCCACCTCGCCGACCGCTTCGTCTGGGAGATCGACCGCTGCGGCCTGCCTCCCGAGCGCATCGCGGTGGAGATCCTCGAGACCGTCACGGCGGAGGACGCGGACGACGTGGTCCTGCGCAACCTTCGGTCCCTGCGCGCGGCCGGCCTGCGCCTCGACCTCGACGACTTCGGGACCGGGGCGGCGGCGATCCGCCAGATCGCCCGCTTCGGCGCGCACCGCATCAAGATCGACCGCAGCTTCGTGGCCGGCATCGAGCGCGACCCCGAGACCCGGCGCATCGTCGCGGCGATCCTCGGCCTCGCCGCCGAGATGGGGATCGACACGCTCGCCGAGGGCGTGGAGACCGAGGCGCAGGCCGAGGTGCTGGCCGAGATGGGATGCCGGCAGCTTCAGGGATACGCGATCGCCCGGCCAATGCCGCTGGCCGCCACGCTCGCGTGGGCGCGCAATCGCAGCCCTGCGCGCCCCTGCCTCGCCGAGGTGCGCCCCCACGGCACGGCCTGA
- a CDS encoding inositol monophosphatase family protein, whose amino-acid sequence MQGSANLNVMIKAARKAGRSLVKDFREVENLQVGTKGPGDFVSRADRAAEDIIRAELMEARPNYGWLGEESGETKGTDPTRRWIVDPLDGTTNYLHGMPHWAVSIALEHKGEVVSGVIYDPAKDELFVAEKGAGAWLGDRNRLRVSGRTAMHEAVFATGIPFAASKYLPATLRDLGRLSPACAGVRRWGAAALDLAYVAAGRYDGYWERGLHPWDIAAGILIVREAGGFVQPIREGQSLLEDGHLVAGSGAIFERFADVIRTRD is encoded by the coding sequence ATGCAGGGCAGCGCGAACCTGAACGTCATGATCAAGGCCGCCCGCAAGGCGGGCCGCAGCCTCGTGAAGGACTTCCGCGAAGTCGAGAACCTTCAGGTCGGCACGAAGGGCCCCGGCGACTTCGTCAGCCGCGCCGACCGCGCCGCCGAGGACATCATCCGCGCGGAACTCATGGAGGCCCGCCCGAACTACGGCTGGCTCGGCGAGGAGTCCGGCGAGACGAAGGGCACCGACCCCACCCGCCGCTGGATCGTGGACCCGCTGGACGGCACCACGAACTACCTGCACGGCATGCCCCACTGGGCCGTTTCGATCGCGCTGGAGCACAAGGGCGAGGTCGTCTCGGGCGTGATCTACGACCCCGCCAAGGACGAGCTGTTCGTGGCCGAGAAGGGCGCCGGCGCGTGGCTCGGCGACCGCAACCGCCTGCGCGTCTCGGGCCGCACCGCGATGCACGAGGCGGTGTTCGCCACCGGCATCCCCTTCGCCGCCTCGAAGTACCTGCCCGCGACGCTCAGGGATCTCGGGCGCCTCTCGCCCGCCTGCGCCGGGGTGCGCCGCTGGGGCGCCGCCGCCCTGGACCTCGCCTACGTGGCCGCGGGCCGCTACGACGGCTACTGGGAGCGCGGGCTGCACCCCTGGGACATCGCCGCGGGCATCCTGATCGTGCGCGAGGCGGGCGGCTTCGTGCAGCCGATACGCGAGGGGCAGTCGCTCCTGGAGGACGGCCATCTCGTCGCCGGCAGCGGCGCGATCTTCGAGCGCTTCGCGGACGTGATCCGCACCCGCGACTAG
- a CDS encoding LysR family transcriptional regulator — protein MHLEFRHLRTIRAVHEAGGLARAADRLNITQSALSHQVKGLEEQIGVPLFVRRSKPLKLSPAGHRLLRLAEQVLPQLEAVEQDFSALRSGRTGRLHIAIECHACFEWLFPVLEQFRRAWPDVDVDIRPGLQFQALPALEREEVDLVVSSDPEALPGVEFAPLFDYEPVFLASSAHPLAGKPYVEAEDFRDECLITYPVDRPRLDVFSQLLMPAGVEPASVRQVELTAVILLLVASNRGVSVLPDWVVREVRYNSDYVTRPLTEGGVTRRLYAAVREVDAAKPFMAHVLRLMRSEPVKLQRRATEGA, from the coding sequence CTGCACCTCGAATTCCGCCATCTCCGCACCATCCGCGCCGTGCACGAGGCGGGCGGCCTCGCCCGTGCGGCCGATCGCCTCAACATCACCCAGTCGGCGCTGAGCCATCAGGTGAAGGGGCTGGAGGAGCAGATCGGCGTGCCGCTCTTCGTGCGCCGCTCCAAGCCGCTGAAGCTCTCGCCCGCCGGCCACCGCCTCCTGCGGCTGGCCGAGCAGGTGCTGCCGCAGCTCGAGGCCGTGGAGCAGGACTTCTCGGCCCTCCGCTCGGGCCGCACCGGGCGTCTGCACATCGCCATCGAGTGCCATGCCTGCTTCGAGTGGCTCTTCCCGGTGCTGGAGCAGTTCCGCCGCGCCTGGCCCGACGTGGACGTGGACATCCGCCCCGGGCTCCAGTTCCAGGCCCTGCCCGCGCTGGAGCGCGAGGAGGTGGACCTGGTGGTGTCCTCGGACCCCGAGGCGCTGCCGGGCGTCGAGTTCGCGCCCCTCTTCGACTACGAGCCGGTGTTCCTGGCCTCCTCCGCGCACCCGCTGGCCGGGAAACCTTACGTCGAGGCCGAGGACTTCCGCGACGAGTGCCTCATCACCTACCCCGTGGACCGCCCCCGCCTCGACGTGTTCTCGCAGCTGCTGATGCCCGCGGGCGTGGAGCCGGCCTCGGTGCGGCAGGTGGAGCTGACGGCGGTGATCCTGCTCCTAGTGGCCTCGAACCGCGGCGTGAGCGTCCTGCCCGACTGGGTGGTGCGCGAGGTGCGCTACAATTCCGATTACGTGACCCGGCCGCTCACGGAGGGGGGCGTGACGCGCCGCCTCTATGCCGCCGTGCGCGAGGTCGATGCTGCCAAACCCTTCATGGCCCACGTGCTGCGCCTGATGCGCTCCGAGCCGGTGAAGCTGCAGCGGCGCGCGACCGAGGGCGCGTGA
- a CDS encoding methylenetetrahydrofolate reductase: MSVPAVSFEFFPPKSLQGSFRLWESVRALAPLAPEWVSVTYGAGGSTRKLTREAVAAIGGEFGLRTAGHLTCVDASREETLEVAEGFRAAGVTDIVALRGDPPEGADAFRPHPDGFRDSVELVGALADRGFRVRVGAYPDPHPEARSADADVAWLKRKIDAGACEAVTQFFFDPEVFLRFRDRCAAAGIAAPIVPGLLPVENWGKTRSFAARCGAVIPDDLAIAFDVAERDGRADLFAVAQAAELADRLVEEGCGHLHFYTLNRPDLTRDVCAALGRVPAAPLSAVA, translated from the coding sequence ATGTCCGTGCCCGCCGTCAGCTTCGAGTTCTTCCCGCCCAAGTCCCTGCAAGGCTCGTTCCGCCTTTGGGAGAGCGTGCGAGCGCTCGCCCCCCTCGCGCCCGAGTGGGTGTCCGTGACCTACGGCGCAGGCGGCTCGACCCGAAAGCTGACCCGCGAGGCGGTGGCGGCCATCGGCGGCGAGTTCGGGCTGCGGACGGCCGGGCACCTGACTTGCGTCGACGCCTCCCGCGAGGAGACGCTGGAGGTGGCCGAGGGCTTCCGCGCCGCGGGCGTGACCGACATCGTGGCGCTGCGGGGCGATCCGCCCGAGGGCGCGGACGCGTTCCGGCCGCACCCCGACGGCTTCCGCGACTCGGTGGAACTGGTGGGCGCGCTGGCCGACCGGGGTTTCCGCGTGCGCGTGGGCGCCTACCCGGACCCGCACCCAGAGGCGCGTTCGGCGGACGCGGACGTGGCATGGCTCAAGCGCAAGATCGACGCGGGCGCGTGCGAGGCCGTCACGCAGTTCTTCTTCGACCCGGAGGTGTTCCTGCGCTTCCGCGACCGCTGCGCGGCTGCGGGCATCGCGGCCCCGATCGTGCCGGGCCTGCTGCCGGTCGAGAACTGGGGCAAGACGCGCAGCTTCGCCGCGCGCTGCGGCGCGGTGATTCCGGACGATCTGGCCATCGCCTTCGACGTGGCCGAGCGCGACGGGCGCGCCGACCTCTTCGCCGTGGCGCAGGCCGCGGAGCTGGCCGACCGGCTGGTGGAGGAGGGCTGCGGACACCTGCACTTCTACACCCTGAACCGCCCCGACCTGACGCGCGACGTCTGCGCCGCCCTCGGCCGGGTGCCCGCCGCGCCGCTCTCGGCTGTGGCCTGA
- a CDS encoding PaaI family thioesterase, producing MFASSPSELWSAERALGVSGLQFMQAILAGDGPHPPIARGMNYRLDAVEVGRVVFRGTPTDAHLNPLGTVHGGWYGTLLDSAMSCAVQTTIPAGRLYTTLEYKVNLVRNLAVGTEVLCEGTVTHAGRTTGVASGSLRGAEDGKVYASGTATCLILAP from the coding sequence ATGTTCGCATCCTCCCCTTCCGAGCTGTGGTCCGCCGAGCGCGCCCTCGGCGTGTCCGGCCTCCAGTTCATGCAGGCGATCCTGGCCGGCGACGGCCCGCACCCGCCCATCGCGCGAGGCATGAACTACCGTCTCGACGCGGTGGAGGTGGGGCGCGTGGTGTTCCGGGGCACCCCCACTGACGCGCACCTCAACCCGCTCGGCACGGTGCACGGCGGCTGGTACGGCACGCTCCTCGACAGCGCGATGAGCTGCGCCGTGCAGACCACGATCCCGGCGGGGCGGCTCTACACGACGCTGGAGTACAAGGTGAACCTCGTGCGCAACCTCGCCGTCGGGACCGAGGTGCTGTGCGAGGGCACCGTCACCCATGCGGGCCGCACCACCGGCGTGGCCTCCGGCAGCCTGCGGGGTGCCGAGGACGGCAAAGTCTATGCGTCTGGCACCGCCACCTGCCTGATCCTCGCGCCGTGA
- a CDS encoding PaaI family thioesterase, whose protein sequence is MKGRAEVEASFARQGLMRTLGAQIAHVEPGLVRIAVDVSEATSQQHGAGHAGLTFAIADSAAGYAAWTVMEEGMEVVTSEFRISLLASATGRLVAEGRVVRPGRRLVAVAADVHAGDTHVATALGTMVPVRR, encoded by the coding sequence GTGAAGGGCCGGGCCGAGGTCGAGGCGAGCTTCGCGCGGCAGGGGCTGATGCGAACCTTGGGCGCGCAGATCGCGCACGTGGAGCCGGGGCTGGTGCGGATCGCGGTGGACGTCTCCGAAGCCACCTCTCAGCAGCACGGCGCGGGCCATGCGGGGCTGACCTTCGCAATCGCCGACTCCGCGGCGGGCTACGCGGCGTGGACGGTGATGGAGGAGGGCATGGAGGTCGTCACCTCGGAGTTCCGGATCTCGCTGCTGGCCTCCGCCACGGGGCGGCTGGTGGCCGAGGGACGGGTCGTCCGGCCCGGCCGGCGGCTGGTGGCCGTGGCGGCCGACGTCCATGCAGGCGATACTCACGTGGCCACCGCGCTCGGCACCATGGTCCCGGTGCGCCGGTGA
- a CDS encoding ACT domain-containing protein: MRPVLDPQPYVFATVRGPVPDVRSIMRFEEAEGTTLVLAPEAARAAGLETAFPCRRITLNVHSALDAVGFLAAVTARLAAEGMGVNPVAGFFHDYLFVPEDRAADAMAALRAMAEEAAVR, encoded by the coding sequence ATGCGGCCGGTGCTGGACCCCCAGCCTTACGTCTTCGCCACCGTGCGCGGCCCGGTGCCCGATGTTCGGTCCATCATGCGCTTCGAGGAGGCCGAGGGTACCACCCTGGTCCTCGCGCCCGAGGCGGCGCGGGCGGCGGGGCTGGAGACAGCGTTCCCCTGCCGCCGCATCACGCTGAACGTGCATTCGGCGCTGGATGCGGTCGGGTTCCTCGCCGCCGTCACGGCCCGTCTCGCGGCGGAGGGGATGGGCGTGAACCCCGTGGCAGGCTTCTTCCACGACTACCTGTTCGTTCCCGAGGACCGGGCCGCTGATGCGATGGCCGCTCTGCGCGCGATGGCCGAAGAAGCCGCCGTGCGCTGA
- a CDS encoding DsbA family protein has translation MRRLLAATAALALLPLAAPAQGRTDDEIKALVLEAILQNPEVVMQAVAILQQREAEAAEAAATAALEGSRTALESGENAPVLGNPEGDVTVVEFFDYNCPYCRQAGDEVKALLAADPNVRLVYREWPILGEGSVEAARVALAARAQDGYPALHEALMGASGRVDGRAALEIAEELGLDMDRLRADMEAPEVQAHIDETMALAQGLGFNGTPSFVIGDQVAPGMVSSEGLAEMVAAARGEAPAAEGDDG, from the coding sequence ATGCGCCGCCTCCTTGCCGCCACCGCCGCCCTCGCCCTCCTGCCCCTTGCCGCCCCCGCGCAGGGGCGGACCGACGACGAGATCAAGGCCCTCGTGCTCGAGGCCATCCTCCAGAACCCCGAGGTGGTGATGCAGGCCGTGGCGATCCTGCAGCAGCGCGAGGCCGAGGCGGCGGAGGCGGCTGCCACCGCCGCGCTGGAGGGCAGCCGCACGGCGCTGGAGTCGGGCGAGAACGCCCCCGTGCTCGGCAACCCCGAGGGCGACGTCACCGTGGTGGAGTTCTTCGACTACAACTGCCCCTACTGTCGCCAGGCCGGCGACGAGGTGAAGGCGCTTCTGGCCGCCGACCCGAACGTCCGGCTGGTCTACCGGGAGTGGCCGATCCTCGGCGAGGGCTCGGTCGAGGCGGCGCGCGTCGCATTGGCCGCCCGCGCGCAGGACGGCTACCCGGCGCTGCACGAGGCGCTGATGGGCGCCTCCGGGCGGGTCGACGGGCGCGCGGCGCTGGAGATCGCCGAGGAGCTCGGCCTCGACATGGACCGCCTGCGCGCGGACATGGAGGCGCCCGAGGTGCAGGCCCACATCGACGAGACGATGGCGCTGGCGCAGGGCCTTGGCTTCAACGGCACGCCCTCGTTCGTGATCGGCGACCAGGTGGCGCCGGGCATGGTGTCGTCCGAAGGCCTCGCCGAGATGGTCGCGGCCGCGCGCGGCGAGGCGCCTGCGGCCGAGGGCGACGACGGCTGA
- a CDS encoding protein-disulfide reductase DsbD — MARILAPLFALLLAALPAAAAVSPPAEGVNVSARLVTAEDGVAGGTLSAGLALELAPGWKTYWRTPGAVGLPPSIDWEGSRNVEAMELLYPAPTRFRAFDIENYGYEGAVTFPLAVTLREPGASTRLAIRADLLVCAELCIPETVELRLDLPPGAGVDGASADALAEWAARVPGAEGFALEAVHLDGAALTLRARADAPVGALSVFPEQDRAAFGAPETRVSPDGRTVWARLPVEAAGEGPLALTLVAEGAAATLPVPALATAAPLPPEGGTGLWGILAVALLGGLILNLMPCVLPVLSLKLASALAARDRDLREVRAGFLAAAAGVMAFFVLLAGAVAAARGAGVAVGWGVQFQQPVFLAVMIALMALFAANLFGLFAPALPSGAATALGRAGAGRWGDFATGAFAAVMATPCSAPFIGTAVAFALTRGEGTTLAVFAAMGLGLAVPYLAVAARPALVRRLPRPGRWMNGLKAVLGVLMLVAAAWLVTVLGAAAGWGVAGVVAAAAAAMLLALRLWGRPLGAGALGVAAVVLAAVLVPASEASEGDDGRWATFSEAAVKEAVDGGAVAFVDVTADWCLTCKANKALVLDRAPVADALDAAVALRADWTRPDPAIAAFLERHGRYGIPFNAVYGPGAPDGIALPEILSERAVLDAMAEAAGR; from the coding sequence ATGGCCCGAATCCTCGCCCCCCTCTTCGCGCTCCTCCTCGCCGCCCTTCCGGCGGCGGCGGCGGTCTCGCCCCCCGCCGAGGGCGTCAACGTCTCGGCGCGGCTGGTGACGGCCGAGGACGGGGTGGCGGGCGGCACGCTCTCGGCTGGCCTCGCGCTGGAGCTGGCGCCGGGGTGGAAGACCTACTGGCGCACGCCGGGCGCGGTGGGCCTGCCGCCGAGTATCGACTGGGAGGGCAGCCGCAACGTCGAAGCGATGGAGCTGCTCTACCCCGCGCCGACGCGCTTCCGGGCCTTCGACATCGAGAACTACGGCTACGAGGGCGCGGTCACCTTCCCGCTCGCCGTCACCCTGCGGGAGCCGGGCGCGTCGACCCGGCTGGCGATCCGCGCCGACCTGCTGGTCTGCGCCGAGCTCTGCATCCCCGAGACGGTGGAGTTGCGGCTCGACCTCCCCCCGGGCGCGGGCGTGGACGGGGCGTCGGCGGACGCGCTGGCGGAGTGGGCGGCGCGGGTGCCGGGCGCGGAGGGCTTCGCGCTGGAGGCGGTGCATCTCGACGGCGCGGCCCTGACGCTGCGCGCGCGGGCCGACGCGCCGGTCGGCGCTCTCTCAGTGTTCCCCGAGCAGGACCGCGCGGCCTTCGGAGCGCCGGAGACGCGGGTCTCGCCCGACGGACGCACCGTCTGGGCCCGCCTGCCGGTGGAGGCTGCGGGCGAGGGGCCGCTGGCGCTGACACTGGTCGCGGAAGGCGCGGCCGCGACGCTGCCGGTGCCCGCGCTAGCCACAGCCGCGCCCCTTCCGCCCGAGGGCGGGACGGGGCTGTGGGGCATCCTCGCCGTCGCGCTGCTGGGCGGGCTGATCCTCAACCTCATGCCCTGCGTGCTGCCGGTGCTGTCGCTGAAGCTGGCCTCGGCACTGGCAGCGCGCGACCGCGACCTGCGCGAGGTGCGCGCGGGCTTCCTCGCCGCCGCCGCCGGGGTGATGGCGTTCTTCGTGCTGCTCGCGGGTGCCGTGGCGGCGGCGCGGGGCGCTGGGGTCGCGGTGGGCTGGGGCGTGCAGTTCCAGCAGCCGGTGTTCCTGGCCGTGATGATCGCGCTCATGGCGCTCTTCGCGGCCAACCTCTTTGGCCTCTTCGCGCCCGCGCTGCCCTCGGGCGCGGCCACCGCGCTGGGCCGGGCGGGCGCGGGGCGCTGGGGCGACTTCGCCACGGGGGCCTTCGCCGCGGTGATGGCCACCCCCTGCTCGGCGCCGTTCATCGGCACCGCCGTGGCCTTCGCCCTGACGCGGGGGGAAGGCACGACGCTGGCGGTGTTCGCTGCGATGGGGCTGGGGCTGGCCGTGCCCTACCTCGCGGTCGCGGCGCGGCCCGCGCTGGTGCGGCGGCTGCCCCGGCCGGGGCGGTGGATGAACGGGCTGAAGGCGGTGCTGGGCGTGCTGATGCTCGTGGCCGCCGCGTGGCTGGTCACCGTGCTGGGCGCCGCCGCCGGGTGGGGCGTCGCGGGCGTGGTGGCGGCGGCGGCGGCGGCGATGCTGCTGGCCCTGCGCCTCTGGGGCCGGCCCCTCGGCGCGGGCGCGCTTGGGGTGGCGGCGGTGGTCCTAGCGGCGGTGCTCGTGCCCGCGTCGGAGGCGTCGGAGGGTGACGATGGCCGCTGGGCGACCTTCTCGGAGGCCGCCGTGAAGGAGGCGGTGGACGGCGGCGCGGTCGCCTTCGTGGACGTGACTGCCGACTGGTGCCTGACCTGCAAGGCCAACAAGGCGCTGGTACTCGACCGTGCGCCCGTCGCGGACGCCCTGGACGCGGCCGTCGCCCTGCGGGCCGACTGGACCCGCCCCGACCCGGCCATCGCCGCCTTCCTCGAGCGCCACGGCCGCTACGGCATCCCGTTCAACGCCGTGTACGGGCCGGGTGCGCCGGACGGCATCGCCCTGCCGGAGATCCTCTCGGAGCGTGCGGTGCTGGACGCGATGGCGGAGGCGGCGGGCCGCTAG
- the parA gene encoding ParA family partition ATPase: MATVLTLAQQKGGSGKTTLTAHLACELASRGQRVALIDIDPQGSLGRWFMRRFDREDGLRGDIAFSTASAWGVSFECRKLGGDYDFILIDTPPKIDGDLKPALHAADLVIVPVSASQVDLWATEGVLDLAAREGQRPLAVLNRARAGTRLTADIRAALDGLEADAAQTVLAQRVAYAEALGAGQGVCEFPGARAAADEIAALADEVLGRLDARGR, encoded by the coding sequence ATGGCCACCGTCCTAACCCTCGCCCAGCAGAAGGGCGGCTCGGGCAAGACCACGCTGACCGCCCATCTGGCTTGCGAGCTCGCCTCCCGGGGCCAGCGCGTGGCGCTGATCGACATCGACCCGCAGGGAAGCCTCGGCCGCTGGTTCATGCGCCGCTTCGACCGCGAGGACGGGCTGCGCGGCGACATCGCCTTCTCCACCGCCTCGGCCTGGGGCGTGAGCTTCGAGTGCCGCAAGCTCGGGGGCGACTACGACTTCATCCTGATCGACACCCCGCCCAAGATCGACGGCGACCTCAAGCCCGCGCTGCACGCGGCCGACCTCGTGATCGTGCCCGTCTCGGCCAGCCAGGTGGACCTCTGGGCCACCGAGGGCGTGCTCGACCTCGCTGCGCGCGAGGGCCAGCGTCCCCTCGCCGTCCTGAACCGCGCCCGCGCCGGCACGCGCCTGACGGCCGACATCCGCGCCGCCCTGGACGGGCTGGAGGCCGACGCGGCGCAGACCGTGCTCGCCCAGCGGGTCGCCTACGCCGAGGCCCTCGGCGCCGGTCAGGGCGTGTGCGAGTTTCCCGGCGCCCGCGCCGCCGCCGACGAGATCGCCGCCCTCGCCGACGAGGTGCTCGGGCGGCTCGACGCCCGCGGCCGCTAG
- a CDS encoding sialidase family protein: MPDLTLLVGTTKGAFLVHGGADRSGWEVTGPHCGGAPVNHLAADPGTGTIWAGGGGAFEGAAVWRSADGGVSWDAARLTRGQRDAWAEADPAFAAMIGWTPEPRPFGEAFEQVWSLHRAHRVLWAGTKPAGLLRSDDDGRTWERVDALTDHPSADSWSPGGAGLVLHTIVSDPNDPRKLWVGISAAGVFATEDGGATWERRNRLSNADCGHHDHPAAPRDGETGHCVHNMMRAPGAGDVLYQQNHHGVWRSGDGGRSWDDRTPGLPSTFGFPIRVHPRDPDTVWTLPLNGDMAGRFPPGAAAAVWRSHDGGRTWQAMRAGLPQRGCFFTVLRQAMAGDARPEAGLYFGTNSGSVFASLDEGETWEEIVRHLPTVLAVEVLDRADATVPAQ, from the coding sequence GGCTGGGAGGTCACCGGCCCCCACTGCGGCGGCGCCCCCGTCAACCACCTCGCCGCCGACCCCGGGACGGGCACGATCTGGGCCGGAGGCGGCGGCGCCTTCGAGGGGGCGGCCGTCTGGCGCTCGGCGGACGGCGGCGTGTCGTGGGACGCCGCGCGCCTCACCCGCGGCCAGCGCGACGCTTGGGCCGAAGCCGACCCCGCCTTCGCCGCCATGATCGGCTGGACCCCCGAGCCGCGCCCCTTCGGCGAGGCGTTCGAGCAGGTCTGGTCGCTCCACCGCGCCCACAGGGTGCTGTGGGCAGGCACGAAGCCCGCCGGCCTCCTGCGCTCGGACGACGACGGGCGCACGTGGGAGCGGGTCGACGCCCTCACCGACCATCCTTCCGCGGACAGCTGGAGCCCCGGCGGTGCGGGGCTGGTGCTGCACACCATCGTCTCCGACCCGAATGACCCCCGGAAGCTCTGGGTCGGGATCTCGGCGGCGGGCGTCTTCGCCACCGAGGACGGCGGCGCGACGTGGGAGCGGCGCAACCGGCTGTCCAATGCGGACTGCGGCCACCACGACCACCCGGCGGCGCCGCGCGACGGCGAGACCGGCCACTGCGTCCACAACATGATGCGCGCACCGGGCGCGGGCGACGTGCTCTACCAGCAGAACCATCACGGCGTCTGGCGTTCCGGCGACGGCGGCCGCTCGTGGGACGACCGCACGCCGGGCCTGCCCTCCACCTTCGGGTTCCCGATCCGCGTCCACCCCCGCGACCCGGACACCGTCTGGACCCTGCCCCTCAACGGCGACATGGCGGGGCGCTTCCCGCCGGGTGCGGCCGCCGCCGTCTGGCGCTCCCACGACGGGGGACGGACATGGCAGGCGATGCGCGCGGGGCTGCCGCAGCGGGGCTGCTTCTTCACGGTGCTGCGCCAGGCGATGGCGGGCGACGCGCGGCCCGAGGCGGGGCTTTACTTCGGCACCAATTCGGGCTCGGTCTTCGCCTCGCTCGACGAGGGCGAGACGTGGGAGGAGATCGTGCGCCACCTGCCCACGGTGCTCGCCGTGGAGGTGCTGGACAGGGCCGACGCGACGGTGCCGGCGCAGTAG